One segment of uncultured Desulfovibrio sp. DNA contains the following:
- a CDS encoding NADH-quinone oxidoreductase subunit I — translation MNAYFKNIFSGGWSLVVGMGITLRYFFKPVVTSSYPREVLPITPRYRGHIDLVYDPETGTDRCIVCGSCQKACPSGCIELAGEKLDGAKKKTLTSYKLNFTKCSLCGMCVESCPTDALTFSHDYNLAGFDEAEYHFDLVRRLKERP, via the coding sequence ATGAACGCATACTTTAAAAATATCTTTTCAGGCGGGTGGAGCCTCGTTGTGGGCATGGGCATAACGCTGCGCTATTTTTTCAAGCCGGTGGTTACATCATCCTACCCGCGCGAGGTGCTGCCCATAACGCCGCGTTACAGAGGCCATATCGACCTTGTATACGACCCGGAAACCGGCACGGACAGGTGCATTGTGTGCGGATCGTGCCAGAAAGCCTGCCCCTCGGGCTGCATAGAGCTTGCGGGCGAAAAACTGGATGGGGCCAAAAAGAAGACCCTCACGAGCTACAAACTGAATTTTACCAAGTGCAGCCTGTGCGGTATGTGCGTGGAATCGTGCCCCACAGACGCGCTGACGTTTTCTCATGACTACAATCTGGCCGGGTTTGACGAGGCGGAGTATCACTTTGACCTTGTACGGCGGCTCAAGGAGCGTCCCTGA
- the nuoH gene encoding NADH-quinone oxidoreductase subunit NuoH yields MTFYSEMLRLLGYLVGFLVFVALNAAYLVWVERKVAGHIQRRIGPKEVGPYGLLQPLADGFKLMTKQVFIPTDADGVLFCLGPVLVMTPAFMSFVTIPYTEGLVARNLNLGLLAIYAFASVNVLGLLLGAWGSRNKYAVISAARVVSQNVAYEIPMLLVVVSLVMVMGTLNLNEIVGTQSGGFWHWNVFRLSASPLMPVSCIIFFICMLAETNRAPFDMAEAESELIAGAFTEYSGMGFGVYFMGEYANVVVGASLLTLLFLGGWDCPLGLWPGAHWFAIKLYAVIFTVIWVRWTFPRTTFYGLLNLSWKVLIPIALVNLIITSALLKVL; encoded by the coding sequence ATGACGTTTTATTCCGAAATGCTGCGTCTTCTGGGGTATCTTGTAGGATTCCTTGTCTTTGTGGCGCTTAACGCGGCCTATCTGGTGTGGGTTGAGCGCAAGGTGGCAGGGCATATACAGCGACGCATCGGGCCCAAGGAAGTTGGTCCCTATGGCCTGCTGCAGCCGCTGGCGGACGGCTTCAAGCTCATGACCAAGCAGGTATTTATTCCCACGGATGCCGACGGCGTACTGTTCTGCCTTGGCCCCGTGCTGGTCATGACCCCGGCCTTCATGAGCTTTGTGACCATTCCCTACACCGAAGGGCTGGTGGCGCGTAACCTTAACCTGGGGCTGCTGGCCATTTACGCCTTTGCTTCGGTAAACGTGCTGGGCCTGCTGCTTGGCGCGTGGGGCTCGCGCAACAAATACGCCGTTATCTCTGCCGCGCGTGTGGTTTCGCAAAACGTGGCCTACGAAATCCCCATGCTGCTGGTTGTGGTGAGCCTTGTTATGGTTATGGGCACGCTCAACCTCAACGAAATTGTGGGCACGCAATCGGGCGGATTCTGGCACTGGAATGTGTTTCGCCTTTCGGCAAGCCCGCTCATGCCTGTTTCGTGCATCATCTTTTTCATCTGCATGCTGGCGGAGACAAATCGCGCCCCCTTTGACATGGCCGAGGCCGAAAGTGAGCTGATCGCCGGCGCGTTTACGGAATATTCGGGCATGGGTTTTGGCGTGTACTTTATGGGTGAATACGCAAACGTGGTAGTGGGTGCCAGCCTGCTGACTTTGTTGTTTCTTGGCGGATGGGATTGCCCGCTGGGGCTTTGGCCGGGGGCGCACTGGTTTGCCATTAAGCTCTACGCGGTCATTTTTACCGTAATCTGGGTGCGCTGGACATTCCCGCGCACAACCTTCTACGGCCTGCTGAACCTCTCATGGAAGGTGCTTATCCCCATTGCGCTCGTCAACCTCATCATTACCAGCGCGTTGCTCAAGGTGCTGTAG
- a CDS encoding NADH-quinone oxidoreductase subunit D has protein sequence MNYLAQSPTDERFVLNLGPQHPATHGVLRVKMVMDGEYIVEAEPVLGYIHRMHEKMAENRTWAQFMPNTGRMDYLHALAYNHGYACLVERAASIEVPERAEYIRVITNELNRVSSHLLWFGAFVLDLGGFSPLLYAFDDREQILDLLESVTGSRLTYCYFRFGGVYNDIDDAFVTGTRAFITRMRKRLPMYDSLVSKNLIIQQRLVDVGVVSAEMCRKYGATGPVARGAGIAYDVRKHEPYGVYDRFTFDVPVYAEGDSMARYKVRMDEIEQSLRIIEQALDQLPQGPVMAAKVPKTIKPPKGDYYHAVETARGLLGIRAVSDGSGTPWRLKWRTPCFSNLLVFGEAGRGMLLPDALALLGSLDLVIPDIDR, from the coding sequence ATGAACTATCTTGCCCAAAGTCCCACAGACGAGCGCTTTGTTCTGAACCTTGGCCCGCAGCACCCTGCTACGCACGGCGTTTTGCGCGTCAAGATGGTCATGGACGGCGAGTACATAGTGGAGGCCGAGCCTGTGCTTGGCTACATCCACCGCATGCACGAAAAAATGGCCGAAAACCGCACCTGGGCGCAGTTTATGCCCAATACGGGCCGCATGGATTACCTGCATGCCCTTGCCTACAACCACGGCTATGCCTGCCTGGTCGAGCGCGCCGCTTCCATTGAAGTGCCGGAACGCGCCGAGTACATCCGCGTCATCACCAACGAGCTGAACCGGGTTTCAAGCCATTTGCTCTGGTTTGGAGCTTTTGTGCTTGATCTTGGCGGGTTCTCGCCCCTTTTGTACGCTTTTGACGACCGCGAGCAGATTCTGGATCTGCTGGAATCCGTTACCGGGTCGCGCCTCACGTACTGTTACTTCCGCTTTGGCGGCGTGTACAACGATATTGACGATGCTTTTGTAACAGGTACGCGGGCATTTATTACGCGTATGCGCAAGCGTCTGCCCATGTATGATTCTCTTGTTTCCAAAAACCTCATTATCCAGCAACGCCTTGTGGATGTGGGGGTTGTGTCTGCCGAGATGTGCCGCAAATACGGCGCGACCGGGCCTGTGGCGCGTGGCGCGGGCATTGCCTACGACGTGCGCAAGCACGAGCCCTACGGCGTTTATGACCGCTTTACCTTTGACGTGCCTGTGTATGCCGAGGGTGATTCCATGGCCCGCTACAAGGTGCGCATGGACGAAATTGAACAGAGCTTGCGCATCATCGAGCAGGCCCTCGACCAGTTGCCGCAAGGCCCGGTTATGGCGGCCAAGGTTCCCAAAACCATCAAACCGCCCAAGGGCGACTATTACCATGCTGTTGAAACGGCGCGCGGTCTTCTGGGTATCCGCGCCGTCAGCGATGGCAGCGGCACCCCCTGGCGGCTCAAGTGGCGCACCCCCTGTTTTTCAAACCTGCTTGTTTTTGGCGAGGCGGGCAGGGGAATGCTGCTGCCCGATGCCCTGGCGCTGCTCGGCAGCCTTGACCTGGTGATTCCGGATATTGACCGCTAA
- a CDS encoding NADH-quinone oxidoreductase subunit C — translation MNAETLGAQLAALPRARVRAADHAAVGYDLDVALPESSLLAAVGIMDGAGYFLEGMTGVDWLGECEALRKEAEAMAKKAAEAAAVSAADATDTSQAAPPEAPVQDPISMEDELEVVYDFNLYAARHRVCLRVRTPRSNPQIHTIAEIYPIAHWHEREIHEFFGIVFIGHPYLIPLLLPEDAEYHPLLKDYSA, via the coding sequence ATGAACGCAGAAACCCTTGGCGCACAGTTGGCGGCCCTGCCCAGAGCCAGGGTTCGCGCCGCAGATCATGCCGCTGTGGGCTATGATCTTGATGTGGCGCTGCCAGAAAGCTCCCTGCTTGCCGCAGTGGGCATTATGGACGGAGCGGGGTACTTTCTTGAAGGAATGACAGGGGTAGACTGGCTTGGCGAATGCGAGGCCCTGCGCAAGGAGGCCGAAGCCATGGCCAAAAAGGCTGCCGAAGCCGCCGCTGTCAGTGCAGCGGACGCGACGGATACCAGCCAGGCCGCCCCACCTGAAGCCCCTGTGCAGGATCCCATATCAATGGAAGACGAGCTTGAAGTGGTGTACGACTTCAACCTCTATGCCGCCCGCCACAGGGTGTGCTTGCGGGTGCGCACGCCGCGCTCCAACCCGCAGATCCACACCATCGCCGAAATTTATCCCATAGCCCACTGGCACGAGCGCGAGATTCACGAGTTCTTTGGCATCGTCTTTATCGGGCATCCCTACCTTATCCCCCTGTTGTTGCCCGAAGACGCGGAATACCACCCCTTGCTCAAGGACTACAGCGCATGA